A region of the Litchfieldia alkalitelluris genome:
CTAGAAAATGAAATCCTAATAGGAAGTATTATTGAAAGAAACCTTTCATTACAACTATCTTATTATACAGGTTTTAATGGTTGTTTTTTATACCTTGGGACTAAAGATTTTCTTAGAAAACTTGATATAATAAAGCCTGATATTATTCACCTGCATAATCTACACAATTGTTATATAAATCTAAGAATGTTATTTAATTATATTAAAAAAAATAACATTTCTGTAATTTGGACTTTACATGATTGTTGGGCATTTACAGGCCATTGTCCACACTTTTCTGAAATAAATTGTATGAAATGGAAGGATGGATGTTTTGATTGTCCACAATTCAGGGAATATCCAGCCAGTAAAATAGATAGGACTAGAGAGATGTACCATTTAAAAAAGGAATGGTTTACTGGTGTGGAAAATATGGTTATCACCACTCCATCAATATGGTTACAAGAAAGAGTAAAGGAATCTTTTCTAAAAGAATATCCGATTAGAGTGATTAATAACGGAATTGACCTAAATGTGTTTAAACCTACAAAAAGTAACTTTAGAGAAAAATTTAATTTAAGAGATAAAAAAATTGTATTAGGCGTAGCCAATCCATGGAGTAAGAAAAAAGGCTTAAATATATTTGTTGAATTAGCTGCGCAATTAAATGAAAATTACCAGATCGTATTGGTAGGATTATCGGAAAAGCAGATAAGAGAAATACCTTCAAACATACTTGGATTAATAAAAACAGATAATGTTCGGGAATTAGCAGAGATATATAGCACTGCTGATTTTTTTATGAATCCTAGCGTTGAAGAAACTATGGGGATGGTAACTGTCGAAGCATTAGCTTGCGGAACTCCGGCAATTGTTTCAAACATGACTGCTGTACCAGAAAGTATAACCCCTGATTGTGGAATTATAGTAGAAAAATATAATACTGAAGAGTTTTATAATGTATTAACTAATAACAAAAGTGAATTTAAAAAAGAGAATACATTAAATCAGGCGAAAAAGTATGAAATGAATAGTAAATATAGAGAATATATTTTAATTTATGAAACGATTGTCTAAAAATATGGAATTAGTTAATTAATAATAGAATCAATTGGAGGTAAGACAGTGAAAGTAGGCACTATAACATTTCATTGGGCAACTAATTACGGGGCTGTCCTTCAGGCATTTGCCCTTCAACAATATATTATTTCGCTAGGGTATCAAACGGAAATAATAAATTATATACCATTTAAAGTAAAAGCTACTGGAATTTTAGCGAACATTAAAAATATAAGGATCAATGAGTTAATAAAGGAAAAAAGAATTAATAAATTTAGAAAGAATAACTTAGCTTTATCGACTAAAACATTCTATTCAAATAAGGAATTGGTGGAAAAGTGTACAGATTATAATGTTTTAATCTGCGGCAGTGACCAGGTTTGGAATGAATGGTTTTTATTACACTCAGAGAATGATGTTAATAAGAGCTATTACCTTAATTTTGCTAAAGATAAAGATGTGAGAATATCTTACGCAACAAGTTTTGGGACAAACGAGTTAAAATCTGAAGTTTCGGAGATAATTGCACCTGAATTAAAAAAATTTAAAAACATTGGTGTTAGAGAAAATACTGGTAAGGACATTGTTGGGAAATTGGGATTACAAGCTACACGTGTTGTTGATCCTACATTACTAGTTGATAAAAGCATTTATGAAAATTTGTTAATTAATAAGAAAAATAAAAAGACAGTTCAGCTTTTTTCCTACATTTTACATGAAAATCAAAATTTAGCTCATCAAATAAAAGATTATTTATATAATGATAAACTTAATGGATTTCGCGACAACTTGTACAATAATGAGCCTATCGAGTTAATTGATTGGTTATATAAGATAAAAAATGCTAAATTCGTGGTTACTAATTCATTTCATGGAGTAGTTTTTTCAATAATATTCCACAAACCGTTTATTATTGTTCCTGTTGAAGGCTCAAAGATGAATGATAGGATTTTAACACTTTTAGATGCATTAGATTTAATGAATAGAAAAATAGATATCTATGATGAGGGGTTAATTAGTAACCTATATAATGAAAAAATTTATTGGGATATGGTTGATGAAAAGTTAAAAACACTACAAGAAACTTCTCGAGAATTTTTAGATAATGCATTATTAAATAAGGGATAATCTTTTGTATTAAGAAGGAAGATGTTTTTAGTGAATCAAATGAAATCAGGAGCAATTTTATCATACGTATCCATTCTTATAACGATACTTGTTGCTCTTTTATATACGCCAGTTATGATTAGGCTTCTTGGTCAAGCAGAATATGGACTCTACGCTTTAATTGGTTCAGTTTCTGCTTACCTAAGTGTCATGGATATGGGATTAGGTAATGCAATAGTAAGGTATACTGCCAGAAATAGAGCAATAGGTGATAAAGAAGTAGAATCGAAGTTGAATGGGCTGTTCTTAATACTCTATTCTATTATAGGAGTACTGACAATAGTTGTTGGTATTATTCTGTATAATACAATTGACAATATATTCGGAGCCAGTTTAACAGTATCTGAATTAGAGAAAGCAAAAGTTATGGTGATTATTCTAATTATTAATTTTGCTCTATCCTTTCCACTAGCAGTATTTGGTTCAATCATGCAGGCATATGAAAGGTTTGTTGTTGTCAAAGTTGTAGCAATTCTCCGTTCTATAATAGTGCCAGTTATTACCTTACCTTTATTATTTATCGGATATGGATCGGTAGCGATGGTAGTTATTACTACTGTAGTAAATATATCGTTTTTACTGTTTAATGTTTACTATTGCTTTAGAAATATAAAGATTAGATTTTACTTTGGAAAAGTAGATTTTCAGTTATTGAGAGAAATACTAGGTTATTCATTTTTCATTTTCTTAGCAATTATTGTAGATCAAATTAATTGGAATACGGGACAGTTGATTTTAGGTGGAGTGTCAGGTGTAGCTGCTGTGGCAATATTTGCAATTGCGATTCAATTTGTTAGATTATATTTGCAGTTTTCTACTGCGATAAGTGGTCTGTTTTTACCTCGCGTCTCTATGATGGTAGCTAATAATGCAAGTAATGAAGAATTGTCGGAAATTATGATTAAATATGGCAGAGTGCAGTATTTAATAATGGCATATATCTTATGTGGGTTTATTTTATTTGGGTATAATTTTATAGGTATGTGGGCTGGTTGGGACTATACTCAAGCTTACTATATGTCATTGATTATTATGATACCAATTACTATTCCTTTGATACAAAATATTGGAATAGCTATATTGCAAGCTAAAAATTTACAAGGTTTTAGATCAGTAGTTTTAATTATAATAGCAATATTAAATGTGATTATTTCCATACTGTTGGCAAAAAAATATGGCGGCATTGGTGTAGCTTTAGGGACTGGAATTTCTTATGCTATTGGTAATGTTATTATAATGAATATTTATTATCATAGACGGGTAGGACTTAATATACCGCTTTTTTGGAAGAATATAGTTTTGATGTCAATACCTGTTGCACTTTCCTTGTTTATAGGATCTGTAATTAATTATTTTTTACCACAAGATAGTATCCTCGTTTTATTAGTTAAAATTATATTATATTCAATCCTTTTTGGATGTTTAATGTGGTACAAGGGATTAAACAAATTTGAAAAGTACTTATGTACTTCAATTGTTAGAAAGATCATTAAAATATACGATAAGGCTCGTAAAACATATAAGTCATAGTATTTCAAGGATGTGTATAAATGAACGAAAAGGTTAAAGAATTAATCGACACAGTAATAAGTAATGACTATTGTATTGGATGTGGAGCTTGTGCAAGTTTAGAAAGCTCTCCTTTTACAATGAAAATAGACGGAGATGGGAAATATAGAGCGTTTTTGAATGAGGGCGATCAAACTGAAAAAGTGAAAGGTAATGCTTTAGCCGTTTGTCCTTTTTCAAATGATAGCAAAAATGAAACGGATATAGGAAAAGCTGTTTTCGGAGATTCAAATGATACTAGCTTTAACGAATTTACAGGATTTTATATAAAGAATTATGCAGGTTACGTTAAAGAAGGGGAATTTAGAAAACGAGGAAGTTCTGGAGGTATGGGGAACTGGATTGCAGCTCAGCTATTAAACGCAAATCTAGTTGACGGCATCATCCACGTCAAATCCGCACACGGAACTGATAATAATATGTTATTTGAATACCAAATTTCCTACAATGAAAATGAATTGTCTAAAGGTGCTAAGTCAAAATACTATCCAATTGAAATGTCCAAAATCATAAAATTTGTAACAGAAAATGAAGGTAGATATGCATTGATTGGTATACCTTGTTATATTAAATCTATTCGCTTATTAGCAGACCAAAACGAACTTATCAAAGAAAGAATTAAGTATTCAATTGGACTTGTTTGCGGTCACTTGAAAAGTGATATGTTCGCAAAATCAATGGGTTGGGAAATGGGAATAGAGCCTGATAAATTAACTAGTATTGATTTTAGAAAAAAATTAGTTGATAGGCCAGCTAATGATTATGGAGTTGAAGTTCAAGGTGAAAAAGATGGTCAAGAAGTTGTATTAAGTTCACCCACAAATGAGCTATACACTACTAACTGGGGACATGGGTTATTTAAATATAATGCATGTGAATTTTGTGATGATGTCCTTGCAGAAACTGCTGATGTAACAATTGGAGATGCTTGGCTACCAAAATACTCAAAGGATAGCATGGGTACCAATATTATCGTTGTTAGAAATCCTGTTATTCAAAAGATATTGGAAGAAAATAAGGCTAGTACCATTCATATTGAGGAAATAAGTCCCGAAAAGGTTTATCAGTCTCAAGCAGGTGGATTTCGACATAGAAGAGATGGACTATCTTATCGATTGTATTTGAAGGATAAAAATAATGAATGGCGACCAAATAAGAGAGTAGAACCCAGTCACAAGCATACTTCAAAAAGAAAGAATATTTATAAGAAAAGAACATTCCTATCACAGGAAAGCTTTAAAGCTTATAAACTAGCAGAAAAAGAAGAAGACTTTGCTGCATTTATTAAATATATGGATCCAATTATTAAAGATTATGATAAGACGGTAGCACCATCTGTAGCAAGAAGGATTTTAGGGAAATTGAAGAGAGAGGTTTTTAAGTTAGTGAAAAAATAAAGGGTAGTTATATATTTTAAGCGTTAAAGGGATGTCCTGAAAGATTTCTACATTTGGGGACATAGGGACAGGTATGTACTGCACCCCAATTGTTAGACACAACAAATAACAATTGAGAATACTGGGGGCAGACCCCCACTTTATGACATTTTTCCAATCTGGTTTAACATAATAATTGCAGTTGTTATCTCTTTTATATTATCTAGTTTATATTATCTAGTTTATCTTATCTTTACATCGAGTTACCCTCAATTAAATTAGCTAGGTATTTAACAGATAGAAAAAAAGAAATAAAATTAAAAAGGGAAGTAGCATAGGCTCTGTACTGTTTGACTAACGAGTTTCTTTTAAGATGCATGGTGGGGTGGTCATATATTGGTGAAAAAGTTTTCAGCTTTGTTCCCTCTAATAACTAGAACATTGTCAAATTAAATAATAAATAGATATATTACAGATATTGAGGTTACATTTTACGAAATTGATGTAACGGATAAACAAGCTGTTGATGTTATTTTCAATAATAATAAAAATAGATGTTGTCATTCATATTGCCGGCTGGAAAGCAGTAGGGGAATCAGTAGACATACCATTAACTTATTATTATAACAATATTGTAAGTACTATGGTTCTTGCAAAAGCTTGTCAGAAATATGATGTGAATAGGTTTGTCTTTAGCTCTTCTGCAACTGTATACGGAGATAATAAAGTTCCTTTTGTTGAGACTATGGGTCTTTTACCAACTACAAATCAGTATGGTGAAACTAAAGCACTGAGTGAGCGAATTCAAACTGACATAGCTAAAGAAAATCCGGAATTTTCAGTTGCACTTCTTCGATATTTTAATCCAGTCGGTGCTCATGAGAGTGGATTAATTGGTGAAGTAACTAATGGCATACCAAATAAGCTAATACCTTATGCACTCAGGTTGCCAATGGGAAAATTGAAAAACTACGAGTCTTTGGTAACGACTAGCCAACAATAGAAGGTACGGGAGTAAGAGATTATATTCTTGTGCTGGATCTAGCAGAAGGACATGTTGCGGCGTTAGATAATCTTAAAGAAGGTGCCCATGTTTATAATTTGGGGACTGGTCAAGGTACCAGCGTACTTGAGTTAGTTAAAGCTTTTGAAGAAGCTAATGGTTTTGAAGTTCCTTATGAAATAGTAGATCGCAGATCTGGAGATATTGCTTCATGCTATGCTGTTGCCTCAAAAGTAGAGTGAGAACTAGGTCGGACAGCCAAACGAAATATTATTGCCATGTGCCGTGATGCATGGCGATTCGAGAAGAATTATAATGATCAAAGTGAATCTAAATAAATTTTTAATACCGGTTGATTCGGAAACACGGGGGCGGTAGTTCGCGCCCCATAAAGTAAATGTTGAAATATTCAATAATGGGCAACATTGATTTAAGTTACAGTTATGTACTAATTATGTATTATTTTGGTATAAAAAAATGATATTTAAGATTAAAAGGAGCTATTTGAATATGGGAGTAATTAAAACTTCACATTTAAATATTAGAACTGTTTTAACTTTAACATTTATAATTTCATATGGATTATCTGCTTTTTTGTTTAGCGATTTAAAATCTATAAATAGTTTTTACTATTTACGTTTATTTATTCCAACTGTTATTATCTTTATTTGTTTTATTATAAGTTATAAGACAGTTAATTTAATTCAAAAAGATAATAGTATATATAAAAAATACTATATAATAAGTGTCATTATAGTTTTTTTCATTCTTTCTTTAATACTTTCTAATGCTATTAAATTCCCATTGGTTCAATTTGATACTTGGCAAGTTTTTGACGTTTCAAAAAATGTATTTGTTGATTTTGGAAGAATGGATATGATAAGGCAACATATCATTAATACCCCATATCAAATGGCATTCCCACCTTTATATCCTTTTTTAATGGCATCAATAAATATGTTTTTTAACTTTGGTGTTTTGTCATCTGTTGTAATCAACTTTATAGTATGTTTTTTACTATTATACTATATTGTGAAAATGGGTATACAAACACAAAATGTATTTGTAAGTTTAATAATTAGTGCATTATTACTGTTAAATACTGAAATGGTGAATTGTTATGTAGGTGGTAGTACGATCCCTTTAAATTTATTGTTATTTGTAATAACTTCTTATATTATAATTAAAAATATCAATAAATTTAATGTGAAAAGGGTTATTTTATTATCAATTATTTCAGGTCTAGGTGTGTTAAACCGTTTTGATTATTTACCAGTAGCATGTGCCTTAGGTGCTTTAACGATTTTCCTGAATAAAAAAGTTTTCTTGAAATTTATAGTATTCTATTTTGTAGGCTTAATAATTATGCTTTCTCCTTGGGTAATTTATTCAAAACTTCATTTTGATGTGTTTTTTATAACAGATAATGGACGTCGCTTAATTAATATTCCAGATACTAGGCCATCTACATTTTTTTCAATAGACAATCCTGCATTAACATTTTTCGACGACCCAGTACTCTGGTTTCATGAAAGTTTGAAAAGATGGCTTATTGGTATAAAAAGTTTATTTATTTTCATTTCAGAATATACGTATGTTAAAGAGTTATTTATAACGTTCACTATTTTAATAGGATCTGGTTTAATAAGAATGAACAGCAATATTGAAAGGCTAAAGCATTATTTGAAAGAAAAAGCCTTATTTATTCTGTTTATCCCAATATTTTTACAGACTATAGCAATATTATTAACCGGATATTCAGACACCAGGTATCATATTTTAGTATCGTTCTTCACATTTTACGTTGTTTTATATATTTTATTTAATTTTCTTAATAAAAATTATAACTTAAAAAATTATTCTACTAAGCATATTGTCCTTGTGCTTATCATTTCTTTATGTGCACTAATACCTAAATTAGACGATTATATATTTGAAAAAATTGCATTCAATTCCATGAAGGCTCTAATTTCAGAAAGTAACACCGGTTATGCTTTAAATATATCTGAAAATCAACACATATATGATTATTTGAGTGGTAAGGTACATCCAAGAATTATTATTAACAGGAATGAACCAACTATAGATTTGCCTAAATTTGCCGCATTGTCTAATCAGGTTACAATCATGTCGCCTAATAATATTAGTGTAACTAATGCTAAAGATTTTGTTGAATTTTTTGATTTGAACTATTTGTATTCTTCTGATAAAGAACTAGTAGATATTTTTAAATCAATAATGAATGTCAGAGCAACAGAAATTACACATTTGTACCAACTTGGAGACTAAATACTATCTTAAATAGGAGATATTAAATATGAAAAAAGCATTGATTGGATATACAGGATTTGTTGGGACTAACTTAGATAAATCAACAGTTTTTCAAGAGAAATTTAATTCTAAAAATATAGATTCTATTGTAAATAGTGAATTTGGTTTGGTTATTAATTCTGGGGTAAGAGCAGAGAAGTTTCTTGCAAATAAATATCCAGAAAAGGATCTAGAAGGTATAGATAACCTAGTAGGAATACTAAAGAAAATAAAGACAAAGAAATTTGTTCATATCTCAACAATCGATGTATACAATAACCCATTAAATGTTGATGAAAACACAACAATTGATAAAACAAAGTGTCAACCTTATGGATTAAACAGACTTTATTTAGAGGAGTTTGTTAAAGAACAATTTGCTGATTACCTTATTGTAAGGTTACCTGCATTGTATGGAAAAGGATTAAAGAAAAATTTTATCTATGATATGAGGACAAAAATTCCTAGTATGATATTGGGAGAAAAATTCAACCAGTTAGTTAAAGATTTATCAATGGATAAAGCAAATGTTTTGAAAGAATCCTATGATTTAGATGGGAACGGAAATTACCTATATAACACTAATAATGAAATAACTAAAGCAGATCTCATTAACATTTTAGAAACTATTGAATGTACTAGTCTTGTATTTACTGATTCTAGAAGTGAGTTCCCTTTTTATGATTTGTCCAATTTATGGAGCGATATAGAAAAAGCAATCGCTAACAATGTGAAAGTTTTAAATATCTCTGTAGAGCCAGTTTCAGCAAGAGAAATTGCAGAGAATTGCTTTAATGAAGAGTTTTCTAACATTATCAATGGAAGAGATCCTGTTAAGTATGATATGAAATCAATTCACTATAAGCTTTTTAATGGGGAGAATGGATATTTATATACGAAAGACGATGTCGTTAATGGTATAAATAACTATCTACGAAATGGTGGCTTCTAGAAATGAAGTTAGCTGTATCAAATATCGCGTGGACTGAGAGTGAAGATAAAGAGATTTACGCTTTAATGAGAGAGAATGGATTTGAAGGTCTTGAAATAGCTCCAACGAGAGTATTTGAAGATCCGTATGATCAAAGTAATGAAAAGCTTACAAAGTTTCGGAAGTATATTGAAAACCAGGAGAAGTTAAGCTTAGTTTCTATGCAATCACTTATTTTTAATCGACCGGATTTAACTTTATTTGAGACGGCAGATCAAAGAGAAAGCTTGAAAAACTATCTCAAAAAAGCGATTGATTTTGCTTCTGTATTAGGGATAGGAAATCTAGTATTTGGATCACCGAAAAATCGAGTAATCTACGATTATGAATCTCAATATGGAATTGCTGTTGAGTTTTTTAGAGAATTGGGAGAATATGCTTTAGAAAAAGGAACAGTAGTTTCCATTGAACCGAACCCTGAAGTGTATGGTACAAATTTTATCAATACGACAAAAGAAGCGATTGAACTAGTGAAAATTGTAGATTGTAAGGGACTGAGACTTCAAATAGATACCGGAACAATCCACATTAACAATGAAGATCTCAAGGTAATTACTGATGGAATTAACTATATTAATCATGTTCATATTAGTGAACCTTCTTTAAGTAAAATAGATTCAAATAATAAAGTCTTTTATCTAGAATTATTAAAAACCCTTAGCAATTTGCATTATAAAAACTTCATTTCCATTGAAATGAAGAGAACCAACCTGGATGAGATTAAAGAGGCGATGCAGTTAGTGAAGGATGTATGGAGCAGTATATCTACAAAAAATATTTAATTGAAAAATTAGTAAGGAGAATTACATGGAAGCTGTAAAAAAACAAATTCCAAAACATAGAGTAGAAATTTTTTCGAATAAAGCAAATAAATATTGTATTTGTATTCCTGTGATAAATGAGGGTAATCGTATAATTGGTCAATTAACAAAGATAAAGAATTTAGAATTAGATCAGATAGTAGACATTATCATATGTGATGGTGGAAGTACAGATGGTTCTATGGAAGTAGAAAGACTTAAATCGTTAGGAGTAAGGACGTTATTAGTAAAAGAGGATACAGGGAAGCTAAGTGCGCAGCTTCGAATGGGGTACGCCTATGCTCTTGAAGAGGGCTATGAAGGCATATTAACGATTGACGGTAATGGTAAAGATAGCGTAGAAGATATTACTAAATTCGTGGAAGCCTTAGATCAAGGATGGGACTTGGTACAAGGCTCTAGATACGCCCCTGGTGGAAAGGCAATTAATACTCCTAAGCTACGTCACTTTGCAGTGAAACTACTTCATGTCCCTATCGTATCAGCAGTTGCAAGATTTAAGTATACGGATACGACAAATGGATATCGAGCATATTCTAGAAGATATTTAACAGATGATCGAGTACAACCATTTAGAAAGATTTTTGATACGTATGAATTATTAGCTTATTTATCTGTTAGAGCTCCACAGTTAGGATATAATGCAAAGGAAGTCGGAGTAACAAGAGCATATCCAGATAAAGGAGAAATTCCTACAAAAATTAGTTTTCTAAAAGGCAATTCGAAGCTTCTTAAAATTTTATGGGGACTTATCATACGCGAATATGACCCTAAAGTGTAAATTTAAAACTATGGAAAACATTATAAATTCATTTAAGCAAAACTATAAAGGAATCATTCTTATTACTTTAGCATCTCTATGCACCTCCTTTGGGCAGATGTTTTGGAAACTTTCCGAAGGAGAGATTTCATTACATCTAATTGTAGGATTTGTTTTTTACGGTATAGGAGCAATTTTAATGATTGTTGCATTTAGATTTGGAGCTTTCTCTGTCATTCATCCGATGCTTTGTCTTAGCTATATTTTTGTTATTTTTATTGGTGTATTTATTATTGGAGAAACGATTAATGCATTTACCGTAGTTGGTATATTATTCATTATGATAGGTGTTGTTTTTATAGGAGGTGGAGACGATTAATTACATCCTTCTATTTATTATGACTATTATGGGATCGGTAGCTTCATTTTTTATTAAAAAATCTACACTTACGGGGAATATATTTTCGGTTTTAAAAAGCAATTATTTATATATAGGCTGCGGATTATATTTCCTATCAGCGCTATTAAATATATATTTGCTAAAGGTATTGCCATATACAGTTGTTCTACCTCTGACTTCGATAACGTATATTTGGTCATTTATTATTGCTTATATATACTTAAAGGAAAAAATCACCTATAGGAAGATTGTAGGAATTTCTTTTATAATATTAGGTGCTTTAGTTTTAAGTCTGGTACAAGGAGTTGCTTAAAATGAAATACGATAAGATCATCATAGGAGCTGGATTATATGGACTGTATTCAGCCCATTATTGTGCTAAAAATAATGAAAAAGTATTAGTTCTTGAATTTGATGAAAAACCAATGTCAAGGGCAACTTATGTTAATCAAGCTAGAGTGCATAATGGTTATCATTATCCAAGAAGTTACTCGACTGCGATAAAATCAGCAAATTATTTTAATAGATTTAATGAGGATTTTAGCTTTGCAATAAATAAGAAATTCAATAAAATTTACGCAACTTCAAAAGAATATTCATGGACTAGTGCTGAGGAGTTTAAAAGGTTTTGTGATTATTCAAATATAAAATGTGAAGAGGTGTATTCTGAAAAATACTTTAAATACGGTATGTGTGATGGGGTATTTGAAACTGAGGAATATACCTATGATGCAATGAAGATAAGAGATTATTACGTTGAAAAACTTAAAGAATACCCAAATGTGGAAATAAAATATAGTACAAGAATTAAAAATATAACCCAAAAAAATCATACGTACGAAATTAATATACAGGACAATCTAAATTATGAATCAGAATTTATACTGAACGCAACGTATGCAAGTACTAATCAAGTTAGTGACATGCTAGGGTATGATTTGTTTAAGATAAAATACGAAATATGTGAAATAATATTGTGTAAAACTACTGAAGATATATCTAATGTAGGGATAACCCTTATGGATGGTCCATTTTTTTCAGTAATGCCTTTTGGGCAGACTGGTTATCATTCTTTAACCTCTGTTACATTTACACCACATATGACATCTTATGATGAATTACCAACATTTGATTGCCAGGTTGGAAATAATGTGGGCTGTTCTCCTATTCAACTTGGAAATTGTAACAAATGTATCAATAAGCCAAATTCGGCTTGGAACTATATGTATGTCCTAGCGAAAAAGTATCTAAAAGAGGGTACAGATTTATTTTATAGGGATTCATTGTTTTCAATGAAACCAATACTAATGGCATCAGAAATAGATGACTCTAGGCCAACAGTCATAAAGCAATTCTCTTCTGACCCTACATTTATATCTGTTTTATCAGGAAAAATAAATACTATATATGATTTAGATGAGGTGTTGTCATGGAGAACAGTGGAAGTTTAAATAAAGAAAAAAACTTTATTTCTGCTGTAATATATGTAAAAAACAATGAAAGTACTGTTAATGATTTCTTAAGAAAAATAGATGAAGTTTTTCATAAAAATTTTACAACTTATGAGTTTGTAATAATTAATGATGCAAGTGAAGATAATAGTGTTAGTAAAATAAAAAGTATTAGTGAAACTATTAATGGAAATGTTACTGTTATAAATCTCCCTTATAAA
Encoded here:
- a CDS encoding EamA family transporter, whose translation is MENIINSFKQNYKGIILITLASLCTSFGQMFWKLSEGEISLHLIVGFVFYGIGAILMIVAFRFGAFSVIHPMLCLSYIFVIFIGVFIIGETINAFTVVGILFIMIGVVFIGGGDD
- a CDS encoding NAD(P)/FAD-dependent oxidoreductase, with protein sequence MKYDKIIIGAGLYGLYSAHYCAKNNEKVLVLEFDEKPMSRATYVNQARVHNGYHYPRSYSTAIKSANYFNRFNEDFSFAINKKFNKIYATSKEYSWTSAEEFKRFCDYSNIKCEEVYSEKYFKYGMCDGVFETEEYTYDAMKIRDYYVEKLKEYPNVEIKYSTRIKNITQKNHTYEINIQDNLNYESEFILNATYASTNQVSDMLGYDLFKIKYEICEIILCKTTEDISNVGITLMDGPFFSVMPFGQTGYHSLTSVTFTPHMTSYDELPTFDCQVGNNVGCSPIQLGNCNKCINKPNSAWNYMYVLAKKYLKEGTDLFYRDSLFSMKPILMASEIDDSRPTVIKQFSSDPTFISVLSGKINTIYDLDEVLSWRTVEV
- a CDS encoding EamA family transporter, which gives rise to MGSVASFFIKKSTLTGNIFSVLKSNYLYIGCGLYFLSALLNIYLLKVLPYTVVLPLTSITYIWSFIIAYIYLKEKITYRKIVGISFIILGALVLSLVQGVA
- a CDS encoding glycosyltransferase family 2 protein; the encoded protein is MEAVKKQIPKHRVEIFSNKANKYCICIPVINEGNRIIGQLTKIKNLELDQIVDIIICDGGSTDGSMEVERLKSLGVRTLLVKEDTGKLSAQLRMGYAYALEEGYEGILTIDGNGKDSVEDITKFVEALDQGWDLVQGSRYAPGGKAINTPKLRHFAVKLLHVPIVSAVARFKYTDTTNGYRAYSRRYLTDDRVQPFRKIFDTYELLAYLSVRAPQLGYNAKEVGVTRAYPDKGEIPTKISFLKGNSKLLKILWGLIIREYDPKV